One part of the uncultured Bacteroides sp. genome encodes these proteins:
- a CDS encoding fasciclin domain-containing protein — protein MKNISGLLILLIVSLCSCSDPYANTAYIEDMKEVPAATYLNENPETYSLWVELLKYTDLYNTINLNSSYTCFVPDNDAMNAYLKSKNVSSVKDLNKDDAITLVKYHTIKGAKYTSSDFENGALADTTATGDFLSIQNGGLNAIRINDEALIIGLDKDVTNGVIQTIDHVLTPITETIWDKMQVSSYSILKSAIEATGYSEQLKKIVTTETLPDNTVSVRKYKYTLFAVSNDAFAKMNITDLSSLATYLGATDANYTDPSNPVNKYISYHIIDQMLSFNSLAKFEAKETSKNIATLAENELINLSVQNNNLYLNYDANTTSGVLLNVINSNCKNGVVHEVDNIMPVTTPPATTVQWELTDYSYLAALYSASYRITTLSSSFSNWIDSNANGVECYKWQSVPEDRNGVGYYVADKGQTVKKDALNSDYLMLQLGMFGWVEMKTPAIIKGKYTLMINHFNALAKAKGAKLSFIIDGKYVGSQIATSGNSSKKDEFLSTTIGEVEFTATTNHTLKILAGDTDISYLDCLIFKPII, from the coding sequence ATGAAAAATATTAGTGGATTATTAATCCTGCTTATAGTTAGCTTGTGCTCATGTTCAGATCCATATGCAAATACTGCGTATATCGAGGATATGAAGGAAGTTCCGGCTGCTACATATTTGAACGAGAACCCAGAGACGTATTCACTTTGGGTAGAATTGCTGAAATATACAGATCTGTACAATACAATAAATCTGAATTCAAGTTATACTTGCTTTGTACCGGACAATGATGCTATGAATGCATACTTGAAATCTAAAAATGTATCTTCTGTAAAGGATTTAAATAAGGATGATGCAATAACTTTAGTGAAATATCACACGATAAAGGGAGCAAAGTATACATCGTCGGATTTTGAAAATGGAGCTTTGGCAGATACAACTGCTACTGGTGATTTCTTATCAATACAGAATGGTGGGCTAAATGCAATTCGCATTAATGATGAAGCGTTGATTATTGGATTGGATAAAGATGTGACCAATGGAGTAATTCAAACAATAGACCATGTATTAACTCCTATTACAGAAACAATCTGGGATAAAATGCAGGTTTCTTCATATTCAATATTGAAGAGTGCCATAGAAGCTACTGGTTATAGTGAGCAACTAAAAAAGATAGTAACAACAGAGACTTTACCTGATAACACAGTTAGTGTACGAAAATATAAATATACATTGTTTGCTGTGTCTAATGATGCTTTTGCAAAAATGAATATTACAGATTTGAGCTCATTGGCTACATATTTGGGAGCTACAGATGCTAACTATACAGACCCTTCAAATCCTGTAAATAAGTATATATCTTATCATATTATAGACCAGATGTTGTCATTTAACTCACTTGCAAAATTTGAAGCAAAAGAAACTTCAAAAAATATTGCGACTTTAGCAGAAAATGAGTTGATTAACTTGTCTGTTCAAAATAATAATTTGTACCTAAACTACGATGCTAATACAACATCTGGTGTGCTACTCAATGTAATTAATAGCAATTGTAAAAATGGGGTAGTACATGAAGTTGATAATATTATGCCTGTAACAACTCCACCCGCAACGACTGTTCAATGGGAATTGACGGATTATTCTTATTTAGCAGCACTCTATTCTGCTTCTTATAGAATCACAACTCTAAGTTCTTCTTTTTCAAATTGGATTGATAGTAATGCAAATGGTGTTGAATGTTATAAATGGCAGTCAGTACCGGAAGATAGGAATGGCGTAGGATATTATGTAGCCGATAAAGGACAGACGGTTAAGAAGGATGCATTGAACTCTGACTACTTGATGCTTCAGTTAGGTATGTTTGGATGGGTTGAAATGAAAACTCCTGCAATTATTAAAGGTAAATATACTCTAATGATAAATCACTTTAATGCTTTGGCCAAAGCTAAAGGTGCTAAACTATCATTTATTATTGATGGTAAATATGTAGGAAGCCAAATCGCAACTTCTGGTAATTCATCAAAAAAGGATGAATTCCTAAGTACAACTATCGGTGAGGTTGAATTTACAGCTACAACAAATCATACACTGAAGATTCTGGCTGGTGATACAGATATTTCATATTTGGATTGTTTAATCTTTAAGCCAATTATTTAA
- a CDS encoding fasciclin domain-containing protein — MKKIFIILLFICPLFISCNDTWNDYFYGDKGLEIDESSKTLTEFLQENSEYSQFYDQLKNTGLNNELTKDQKITLWVANNEAMSASGIKSNDTLRMKYHMNYLPFIHSDLKDGLRIRSLNGIYLQISQNDEDLYINNAKILKTYVLKNGVVHVIDKLLKSKINMYDYLRQLGDDYSIIRDSIFAQNIQVFDKANSIPIGVDKTGNTLYDSIFYVYNPLFDKVKFNSEFSQFTALVPSNAVVKKCFEKLDTQYKLMGKQLSKADTILAMTWIKEATFYNGIITDFSNKDTRSAFNRVWRDPIQKIDNSDPVELSNGMLYYVTDLKIPNNVILGRVKSLIEYWQHLSEDQKDWYQFKGVLKKADGSDDISILKDAATPKPTVLPNYLVLSIAGNPASADEFSVSFPPLEKYTEGSKTLVRKIQVPPGEYNLYMGFRSSYHPYVNVYFANDDESGNYVYKKVAENLQASLSTPWNFDRVNETEADLIKGGVKKWDGLGGLVGVVNVSGDAMTSFRIKVEFSNLAAPGKAKKMGLYHWALKPTENNY, encoded by the coding sequence ATGAAAAAGATATTTATTATATTATTATTTATTTGTCCACTTTTTATATCCTGTAATGATACCTGGAATGATTATTTTTATGGAGATAAGGGGTTGGAAATTGATGAAAGTTCTAAGACTTTAACAGAATTTTTACAAGAAAATTCAGAATATTCTCAATTCTATGATCAGTTAAAGAATACAGGATTAAATAATGAACTTACAAAAGATCAAAAGATTACTTTGTGGGTTGCAAATAATGAAGCAATGTCGGCATCTGGTATTAAGTCAAATGATACTTTAAGAATGAAGTATCATATGAATTATTTGCCGTTTATTCATTCTGATTTGAAAGATGGACTTCGTATTCGTTCCTTAAATGGTATATATCTTCAGATCTCTCAGAATGATGAGGATCTTTATATAAACAATGCCAAAATTCTAAAAACTTATGTTTTGAAAAATGGAGTAGTACATGTTATAGATAAATTGTTAAAGTCAAAAATTAACATGTATGATTATTTGCGCCAGTTAGGTGATGACTATTCAATAATTCGCGATTCCATTTTTGCACAGAATATTCAGGTCTTTGATAAAGCTAATTCTATTCCTATTGGTGTTGACAAGACTGGTAATACGTTATATGATTCTATATTTTATGTATATAATCCATTATTTGATAAGGTTAAGTTTAATTCTGAATTTTCTCAGTTTACAGCTTTGGTTCCTAGTAATGCTGTTGTAAAAAAATGTTTTGAAAAACTGGATACTCAATATAAATTGATGGGTAAGCAACTTAGTAAAGCTGATACGATTTTAGCTATGACGTGGATTAAAGAAGCTACATTTTATAATGGCATTATCACTGATTTTAGTAATAAAGATACTAGATCGGCCTTTAATCGTGTTTGGCGTGATCCTATTCAGAAGATTGACAATTCAGATCCTGTAGAATTAAGCAATGGAATGCTTTATTATGTTACAGATTTAAAAATACCGAATAATGTGATCCTTGGTCGTGTGAAGTCCTTGATTGAATATTGGCAACATTTGTCAGAAGATCAAAAAGACTGGTATCAGTTTAAAGGTGTTCTTAAAAAAGCGGATGGATCTGATGATATATCTATCCTTAAAGATGCGGCAACTCCTAAACCAACAGTTCTTCCAAACTACTTGGTTTTGAGTATAGCAGGAAACCCTGCTTCCGCTGATGAATTCTCTGTTAGCTTCCCTCCACTGGAGAAATATACAGAAGGATCAAAAACCTTGGTTCGTAAAATTCAAGTTCCACCTGGAGAATATAATTTGTATATGGGATTCCGTAGTTCATACCATCCGTATGTTAATGTATATTTTGCTAATGATGATGAGTCTGGAAATTATGTATATAAAAAAGTTGCTGAAAATTTGCAGGCAAGTCTGTCAACACCTTGGAATTTTGACCGTGTCAATGAAACTGAAGCCGATTTAATTAAAGGTGGAGTGAAAAAATGGGACGGGCTAGGTGGTTTAGTTGGTGTTGTAAATGTCAGTGGAGATGCAATGACTTCATTTAGAATAAAGGTTGAATTTAGTAACCTTGCTGCACCTGGAAAAGCAAAGAAAATGGGCCTTTATCATTGGGCATTAAAGCCAACAGAGAATAATTATTAA
- a CDS encoding SusC/RagA family TonB-linked outer membrane protein, translating into MNKYKYIILILFMFLGTISVVAQNLIKLEGTVVDPYNNAPIEGAVISLSGQSGSVKTDAKGYFQVEVKSLKGEISVWYPGYYTNVQPIANRKKIRFVMVSQDKYGYSENMILPLKGITEFRNKQTNLNTISKNGINLNKVDLDQSLMNIPGLQLIGKGGMPGEGNYFSIRGANTVTANSMPLIVINGVPYMPDMNESGIIGGHSRNILGVMNAHDIQNITVLKGADAALYGSLGSNGVIMIETDKAVDLDTKVEFIGQYGFEKNQSTFPVMGVNDYKSYISNVALTKYSDMADVLTQFPYLIDDPTFYYKYKYNNNTNWQNEIYSPGFFADNVLKIKGGDAIAKYDISLGYQNKSGQLKGANFSKFYTRLNADVNLNKKLSMFSTVSMAYINSQMQEQGMIEETNPLLTALKKAPLLSPYEKDADNNLLPDLAIIRNADGNLIENNMVSNPLAVVSNVKMKEHLYDVQMNVGLNYKLTDAFSLKGIVGLYYNRGYQSTFIPGVSDQTIMPLEDQIAENTIRAGQTETFNTYFNLNANYAKTFNKVHAFKASVGVQVAMNKSECDAGKGVNSSSDFYKTLNYVSTTGGRSFYGYNDLWNWLNYNYSTQYTYNNQIAAGINLSMDASSSIGPDASRYHLYPAFNVAWYAKNSLFKDVEILNNLTLRAEYVTTGNSRFSSSLSKYNYLNKVFRQLSGLTRAGIPNTNIVPELNRTFGLGADLSLWNHRIDMTLDYYNTKNSNLIMPRSISSAFGVDYLYDNVATAKNTGFEAGLQLAVVQTKNWKWYVGGTVSFNKNEITDLDGENSLVLNMADGSAVVSEVGSPLYSFYGYKTAGVFSTAKEAQTAGKNGASLTNIAGKAFGAGDIHFVDQNNDGIIDDRDRVNLGSAAPDFYGNFFTNLQYKGFELSATFGYSKGNKMYNAVRQSMESMKDFTNQLISVNNRWTTEGQVTNMPKAIYGDPMGNARFSDRWIEDASFIKLKELMLSYKFKYLGGTTVFVSGENLFTITDYLGLDPETMYSYDSSMRGFDYGKIALPRSIKFGFKLQF; encoded by the coding sequence ATGAATAAATATAAATATATAATACTGATACTTTTTATGTTTCTTGGCACTATTTCGGTGGTTGCTCAGAATCTCATAAAATTGGAAGGTACAGTAGTAGATCCTTATAATAATGCTCCAATTGAAGGAGCTGTGATAAGTCTTAGCGGGCAGTCTGGTTCGGTTAAAACTGATGCGAAAGGATATTTTCAAGTAGAAGTTAAATCCCTGAAAGGAGAAATTAGTGTATGGTATCCCGGATATTATACAAATGTTCAACCTATTGCCAATCGGAAGAAAATACGATTTGTAATGGTTTCTCAAGATAAATATGGCTATTCCGAAAATATGATTTTACCGCTAAAAGGAATTACAGAATTTCGCAATAAGCAGACTAATCTAAATACTATCTCCAAAAATGGAATAAATTTGAATAAAGTAGACTTGGATCAGAGTCTTATGAATATTCCTGGTTTGCAACTTATCGGTAAAGGAGGAATGCCTGGTGAAGGCAACTATTTTAGCATCAGAGGAGCCAATACTGTAACTGCAAACTCCATGCCTTTGATTGTTATTAACGGTGTGCCATATATGCCAGATATGAACGAATCTGGAATTATAGGAGGTCATTCAAGAAATATTTTAGGTGTAATGAATGCTCACGATATTCAGAATATAACAGTATTGAAAGGTGCAGATGCTGCATTGTATGGTTCTTTAGGTTCTAATGGAGTTATCATGATTGAAACAGATAAAGCTGTAGATTTAGATACTAAGGTTGAATTTATTGGTCAGTATGGTTTTGAAAAGAATCAGTCAACTTTTCCTGTAATGGGAGTGAATGACTATAAAAGCTATATTAGTAATGTTGCTTTGACCAAGTACTCTGATATGGCTGATGTATTGACACAGTTTCCTTATTTGATTGATGATCCAACTTTCTACTATAAGTATAAATACAATAACAATACTAATTGGCAGAATGAAATCTATTCACCAGGTTTTTTTGCAGACAATGTATTAAAGATTAAAGGAGGAGATGCTATTGCTAAATACGATATTTCTTTGGGATATCAGAATAAGTCTGGTCAACTCAAAGGTGCAAATTTTTCTAAATTCTATACACGTTTAAATGCTGATGTGAATCTAAATAAGAAGTTATCAATGTTTTCTACTGTTTCAATGGCTTATATTAATAGTCAGATGCAGGAACAAGGTATGATTGAAGAAACAAATCCTTTGCTCACAGCATTAAAAAAAGCTCCGCTATTATCTCCTTATGAAAAGGATGCTGATAATAATTTACTTCCGGATTTAGCAATAATCCGTAATGCCGATGGAAATCTTATTGAGAATAATATGGTAAGTAACCCTTTAGCTGTAGTTTCAAATGTGAAGATGAAGGAACATTTGTATGATGTACAAATGAATGTTGGTTTGAATTATAAATTAACGGACGCGTTCAGTTTGAAGGGGATAGTTGGATTATATTATAACAGAGGTTATCAGTCTACATTTATTCCGGGTGTTTCTGATCAAACTATTATGCCTCTTGAAGATCAGATTGCTGAAAATACTATCAGAGCTGGACAAACAGAGACTTTCAATACATATTTTAACCTGAATGCAAATTATGCTAAGACATTTAATAAAGTTCATGCTTTTAAAGCTTCAGTAGGAGTTCAGGTTGCAATGAATAAGAGTGAATGTGATGCAGGTAAAGGTGTCAACTCAAGTTCGGACTTCTATAAAACATTAAATTATGTGAGTACTACCGGAGGTCGTTCGTTTTATGGATATAATGATTTATGGAATTGGCTGAATTATAATTATAGCACACAATATACATACAATAACCAGATTGCTGCAGGAATAAACTTATCAATGGACGCATCTTCATCGATAGGACCAGATGCTTCCAGATATCATCTTTACCCAGCTTTCAATGTTGCATGGTACGCAAAAAACTCTCTTTTTAAAGATGTTGAGATTCTTAATAACTTAACATTAAGAGCTGAATATGTTACTACTGGCAATAGTCGCTTTTCTTCTTCTTTGAGTAAATATAATTATCTGAATAAAGTTTTCAGACAACTATCGGGCTTGACCAGGGCTGGCATTCCTAATACAAATATTGTTCCTGAACTGAATAGAACATTTGGACTAGGAGCCGATTTGTCTTTATGGAATCACCGTATAGATATGACATTAGATTACTACAATACTAAAAATAGTAATTTGATTATGCCACGCTCTATTTCTTCTGCTTTTGGTGTTGATTATTTGTATGATAATGTAGCTACAGCAAAGAATACAGGATTTGAAGCAGGATTGCAGCTAGCTGTTGTCCAGACTAAAAACTGGAAATGGTATGTAGGTGGAACAGTTTCTTTCAATAAAAATGAAATTACAGATTTAGATGGAGAAAACAGTTTGGTTTTGAATATGGCTGATGGCTCTGCTGTTGTTTCTGAAGTTGGAAGTCCTCTGTATAGTTTCTATGGATATAAAACAGCTGGAGTATTTTCAACTGCAAAAGAGGCTCAGACTGCGGGAAAAAACGGAGCTTCTTTGACTAATATTGCAGGAAAAGCTTTTGGAGCTGGAGATATACATTTTGTTGATCAGAATAATGATGGTATAATAGATGACAGAGATAGAGTAAACCTGGGAAGTGCAGCTCCTGATTTTTATGGCAATTTCTTTACAAACCTACAATATAAAGGTTTTGAATTGTCAGCGACATTTGGTTATAGTAAAGGTAACAAAATGTATAATGCCGTTCGTCAGAGTATGGAATCTATGAAGGACTTTACAAATCAGTTGATTTCGGTAAATAATCGTTGGACCACTGAAGGGCAGGTTACTAATATGCCAAAAGCTATTTATGGAGATCCGATGGGAAATGCACGTTTCTCTGATCGTTGGATTGAAGATGCTTCTTTTATCAAACTAAAAGAGCTGATGTTAAGTTATAAATTTAAGTACTTAGGAGGTACTACCGTATTCGTGTCAGGAGAAAATCTGTTTACTATTACAGATTATCTTGGATTAGATCCTGAAACAATGTATTCATATGATTCTTCAATGAGAGGATTTGATTATGGTAAGATAGCTCTTCCTCGTTCTATTAAATTTGGTTTTAAATTACAATTCTAA
- a CDS encoding RagB/SusD family nutrient uptake outer membrane protein: MKKIIYSICAFSFSILLSGCNSFFNPDADDVLQEKDYVSNYTELYSGFMGIAGAVQSVAEKGMFLEGLRGDLFEPTNNASRDIWDVYNYSDNLKGNSLADPKGYYNVILNCNDYIQHVLAYRKANPTALSTDVYDGLIGGALRYKAWTYLMLAKIYGEAIYLDDPLTSYKDLSKYPTLGFDEIIEKCRSLIVDGVDGVNGKGVIRWSAELFPGQADSPTNLQWNRICPTPECLLAEIYLYQNNYQEAWNNCVSIIRQGGEEASFQLNLSEYNGEWKKFGREFCRMEHITVAFFDYSLNQTNHVIDYLSNTAPNSYYLRPTEAAMNRFNNQYTSGGLLGDKYRGYGVTFKQINNDWVMEKFLSGHETSSTIYRNDVQISLYRAAQIHLFLVEALVGLGRFQEALAFLNDGIGSYYDTTTGVFLPPFQEYPSSLYVTSSSSNMANRGIRGRVDLKKVGESVLKTPDADINKDKMMLDSLLVEETSLEMAGEASAYYTMIRMAKRWGDNTRKVWADKVASKYPNDGSNIKTKLESNMNNWFIKYDLK; this comes from the coding sequence ATGAAAAAAATAATATATTCAATATGTGCTTTTTCTTTTTCCATCTTACTGTCAGGATGCAACAGCTTTTTTAATCCAGATGCAGATGATGTTCTTCAGGAAAAAGATTATGTTAGTAATTATACAGAACTTTATTCAGGATTTATGGGAATTGCCGGAGCTGTGCAGTCTGTTGCAGAAAAAGGTATGTTTCTAGAAGGTTTACGTGGTGATTTGTTTGAACCAACAAATAATGCATCGCGTGATATTTGGGATGTATATAATTACTCTGATAATTTGAAAGGCAACTCTTTGGCTGATCCGAAAGGTTATTATAATGTTATATTAAACTGTAATGATTACATTCAGCATGTTTTAGCATATAGAAAAGCAAACCCTACTGCATTATCAACAGATGTCTATGACGGCCTGATAGGTGGGGCGCTTCGTTATAAAGCATGGACATATCTAATGTTGGCTAAAATTTATGGTGAAGCAATTTATCTAGATGATCCCCTTACTTCCTATAAAGATTTGTCGAAGTATCCAACTTTAGGATTTGATGAGATTATTGAAAAATGCCGTTCATTAATAGTTGATGGTGTAGATGGTGTAAATGGTAAAGGTGTAATCAGATGGTCGGCTGAACTTTTTCCTGGTCAGGCTGATTCACCTACTAACTTGCAATGGAATCGTATATGTCCAACTCCTGAATGCTTATTGGCGGAAATTTATTTATACCAGAATAACTATCAGGAAGCCTGGAATAATTGTGTGAGTATAATTCGCCAGGGAGGTGAAGAAGCTAGTTTCCAATTGAATCTAAGTGAGTACAATGGTGAGTGGAAAAAGTTTGGTAGAGAATTCTGCCGTATGGAACATATAACTGTTGCTTTCTTTGACTACAGTTTGAATCAGACTAATCATGTAATTGATTACTTGTCGAATACAGCACCTAATTCATATTATCTTAGACCTACTGAAGCTGCAATGAACCGATTCAATAATCAATATACTTCTGGTGGTCTTTTGGGTGATAAGTATAGAGGATATGGAGTCACATTTAAGCAAATCAATAATGATTGGGTGATGGAGAAATTTCTTTCTGGTCACGAAACTTCAAGTACAATTTATCGAAATGATGTACAGATTAGTTTATATCGTGCTGCACAAATTCACCTTTTCTTGGTAGAAGCTTTGGTCGGACTTGGACGTTTTCAGGAAGCTTTGGCATTCCTAAATGATGGAATAGGGTCTTACTACGATACTACTACTGGGGTATTTTTGCCTCCTTTCCAAGAGTATCCATCATCCCTGTATGTAACTTCATCTTCTAGCAATATGGCAAATCGTGGAATCCGTGGACGAGTTGACTTAAAAAAAGTTGGAGAATCGGTTCTGAAAACTCCTGATGCTGACATTAATAAAGATAAGATGATGCTCGATTCTCTTCTTGTTGAAGAAACATCACTAGAAATGGCTGGTGAAGCTTCTGCATATTATACGATGATTCGTATGGCTAAACGTTGGGGAGATAACACTCGTAAGGTATGGGCGGATAAAGTTGCTTCTAAATATCCTAATGATGGAAGTAATATTAAAACAAAATTGGAATCAAATATGAATAATTGGTTTATTAAGTATGATCTTAAATAA
- the xpt gene encoding xanthine phosphoribosyltransferase, translating to MDILKKRILQDGKCYEGGILKVDSFINHQMDPMLMHKIAQEFVTRFKNEHINKVVTIEASGIAPAIMVGYLMQLPVVFVKKKQPKTMENMLTTTVHSFTKDRDYTVCISNNFLTPEDHVLFIDDFLAYGNAALGMIDLINQSGATLSGMGFIIEKAFQDGGKILREKNVHVESLAIIDDLSNCEIKIR from the coding sequence ATGGATATATTAAAGAAACGCATTCTGCAAGATGGCAAATGCTATGAAGGCGGAATTTTAAAAGTAGACAGTTTTATCAATCATCAGATGGACCCCATGCTGATGCATAAAATAGCTCAGGAATTTGTTACCCGTTTTAAAAACGAGCACATAAATAAGGTAGTAACAATTGAAGCTAGCGGAATTGCTCCAGCTATTATGGTAGGGTATTTAATGCAGCTTCCTGTTGTTTTTGTAAAGAAGAAACAACCTAAAACTATGGAGAATATGCTTACCACAACAGTGCATTCTTTCACTAAAGACAGAGATTATACTGTTTGCATAAGCAACAACTTCCTTACGCCTGAAGATCATGTTCTATTTATAGACGACTTCCTTGCATACGGAAATGCAGCCTTAGGAATGATCGACCTTATTAACCAATCTGGTGCAACCCTTAGCGGTATGGGATTTATCATAGAAAAAGCATTCCAAGATGGAGGAAAAATTCTTCGCGAAAAAAATGTCCATGTAGAATCTTTAGCTATTATCGATGATTTATCCAATTGCGAAATAAAAATTAGATAA
- a CDS encoding nucleobase:cation symporter-2 family protein, with protein sequence MDIQTETAKEKSTPAASSDLIYGLDERPPFKDALFAALQHLLAIFVGIITPPLIICGALKTDLATTGFMVSMALFASGLSTIIQCKKFGPLGCGLLCIQGTSFSFIGPIITAGMQGGLPLIFGCCMAASPVEMIVSRTFKYMRHIITPLVSGIVVLLIGLSLVKVGIVSCGGGYAAMDNGTFGSIENIGIAAIVLLSVMFFNRCKNKYLRMGSIVLGLILGYAVAFALGKVDLSKAMTTDIWAFNIPMPFKYGLDFDFSVFIALALIYLITAIEATGDVTANSMISGEPIEGDLYLKRVSGGVLADGFNSCLAGVFNSFPNSIFAQNNGIIQLTGVASRYVGYYIAAMLILLGLFPIVGIAFSLMPDPVLGGATLLMFGTVAASGIRIISSQTIDRKASLVLAVSLAIGLGVELMPNILEQAPQAIKSIFSSGITTGGLTAILANALIHVKEGNEERK encoded by the coding sequence ATGGATATTCAGACAGAAACAGCAAAAGAGAAGAGCACTCCGGCTGCATCTTCAGACTTAATTTACGGACTCGACGAGCGCCCACCGTTTAAAGATGCACTATTTGCGGCACTTCAGCATTTATTAGCTATCTTCGTAGGTATAATTACTCCTCCACTGATTATTTGCGGAGCATTAAAAACAGATCTTGCAACTACAGGATTTATGGTTTCAATGGCTCTTTTTGCCTCTGGATTATCCACTATTATACAATGTAAAAAGTTCGGGCCTCTCGGATGCGGCTTGTTATGTATTCAGGGAACCAGTTTTTCATTTATTGGTCCTATTATTACTGCCGGAATGCAAGGAGGGCTTCCCCTTATATTTGGTTGTTGCATGGCAGCCTCACCCGTTGAAATGATTGTTAGCCGCACCTTTAAATACATGCGACACATCATTACTCCTCTTGTGTCGGGAATTGTAGTGTTACTTATCGGACTAAGCCTTGTAAAAGTGGGTATCGTATCATGTGGTGGAGGTTACGCTGCAATGGATAACGGAACTTTTGGCAGTATTGAAAATATTGGAATTGCCGCTATTGTATTATTGAGCGTTATGTTTTTCAACCGCTGCAAAAACAAATACCTTCGAATGGGATCAATAGTTTTAGGATTAATTCTTGGATACGCTGTTGCTTTTGCATTGGGTAAAGTAGATCTTTCAAAAGCAATGACAACAGATATATGGGCATTCAACATTCCTATGCCTTTCAAATATGGTTTGGATTTTGACTTTTCAGTGTTCATCGCTTTGGCTTTGATCTATCTGATTACCGCTATTGAAGCAACCGGAGACGTAACTGCCAATTCAATGATTTCAGGAGAACCGATTGAAGGCGATCTTTACCTTAAACGTGTTTCGGGAGGTGTTTTGGCTGATGGTTTCAACTCTTGCCTTGCCGGAGTTTTCAATTCATTCCCAAATTCAATTTTCGCACAAAACAATGGAATAATTCAATTAACAGGAGTTGCCAGTCGTTATGTGGGTTACTATATAGCAGCTATGCTTATTTTACTTGGTTTGTTTCCTATTGTGGGTATCGCCTTTTCATTAATGCCTGATCCGGTATTAGGAGGAGCAACATTATTAATGTTTGGTACTGTAGCAGCATCTGGAATTCGAATTATTTCATCACAGACTATAGACCGGAAAGCTTCTTTAGTTTTAGCAGTAAGCCTTGCTATAGGTTTGGGTGTTGAGCTGATGCCTAATATTCTGGAACAGGCACCTCAAGCTATTAAGTCAATATTCTCATCAGGTATAACAACCGGGGGATTAACTGCAATTCTTGCAAATGCTTTAATTCACGTAAAAGAGGGAAATGAAGAAAGAAAATAA